The sequence below is a genomic window from Halarchaeum grantii.
GCGGACTCAGCGGTAGTCGTCGAGCGAGACGTACGACCCCTCGCGCGCCGACAGCCACGTCGTCGCGAGGGCGGCTTCCTCGACGTCGGGCGGGTAGAGCGTGAACTCCGACTCGCCGCCGCTCACTTCGACGACGCCGCGGACGGCGGGCGGGTCGCCGGCGTCGCCGTCCGCGGTGCGCACCGCGTCGACC
It includes:
- a CDS encoding DUF7511 domain-containing protein; the encoded protein is MTDDVSTKSGDKSYDADFESTVDAVRTADGDAGDPPAVRGVVEVSGGESEFTLYPPDVEEAALATTWLSAREGSYVSLDDYR